The following are encoded in a window of Rhodothermales bacterium genomic DNA:
- a CDS encoding bifunctional precorrin-2 dehydrogenase/sirohydrochlorin ferrochelatase: MNVYPILLNDLSGRRCVVFGGDHEAERKALELREHGADVTVVYPALTPALQAAVDAGDVSWRARRYEAGDLADAFLTIVSCRYEGEKKPIWEEAQREKVLINAMDDVPHCSFVAGSVIRRGPLVVTISTSGCAPALSVRLRQRFEQEFGPEYGEFLEMMGALRTEMMRRFPDFETRRERWYRLVDSDILERLREEDRDGAARQVEAILAPAA; encoded by the coding sequence ATGAACGTCTATCCGATCCTGCTGAACGACCTCTCGGGCCGGCGTTGCGTCGTTTTTGGCGGCGACCACGAGGCCGAACGCAAGGCGCTGGAGCTTCGCGAGCACGGGGCCGACGTGACGGTCGTCTATCCCGCGCTGACGCCGGCCTTGCAGGCGGCGGTCGACGCCGGCGACGTGTCGTGGAGGGCGCGGCGCTATGAAGCCGGCGATCTCGCCGATGCGTTTCTCACGATCGTGTCGTGCCGGTACGAAGGGGAAAAGAAGCCGATCTGGGAAGAGGCACAGCGCGAAAAGGTGCTGATCAACGCGATGGACGACGTGCCGCATTGCTCGTTCGTGGCCGGCTCAGTGATCCGGCGCGGCCCCCTCGTGGTCACCATCTCCACCAGCGGATGCGCGCCGGCGCTGTCGGTCCGGCTGCGGCAGCGGTTCGAGCAGGAGTTCGGCCCCGAATACGGCGAATTTCTGGAGATGATGGGGGCGTTGCGGACCGAGATGATGCGCCGTTTTCCGGATTTCGAGACGCGTCGGGAGCGGTGGTACCGGCTGGTGGATAGCGACATCCTGGAGCGCCTGCGCGAGGAAGATCGCGACGGCGCGGCGCGGCAGGTCGAGGCGATCCTGGCGCCCGCGGCGTGA
- a CDS encoding phosphoadenylyl-sulfate reductase encodes MEHPHWTPKQLKALQADLESASPRAILQWSYETFGDDVVMATGFGTSGIVLTHILSELRPGSDVFYLDTDLLFPETYALRDQLASQLDIHFVRVHGGLSVADQDAEHGPALWERNANQCCFLRKVLPLRSFLQGREAWITGIRRDQARTRARASVVDWDPANQLIKINPLAYWTSEDVWSYIRLNELPYNTLHDRGYPSIGCMPCTRAVGAGEHERSGRWAGLDKVECGIHLNTQAA; translated from the coding sequence ATGGAACACCCTCACTGGACACCCAAACAGCTGAAGGCGCTTCAGGCCGATCTCGAGTCGGCTTCTCCCCGCGCGATTTTGCAGTGGAGCTACGAGACGTTCGGCGATGACGTCGTGATGGCGACGGGTTTCGGCACATCGGGCATCGTATTGACGCATATCCTCAGCGAGCTGCGGCCCGGGTCGGACGTGTTTTATCTGGACACCGATCTCCTCTTCCCTGAGACCTACGCGCTGCGGGATCAGCTTGCTTCGCAGCTGGACATCCACTTCGTGCGCGTGCACGGCGGGTTGTCGGTGGCGGATCAGGACGCGGAGCACGGGCCGGCGCTATGGGAGCGCAACGCCAACCAGTGCTGCTTCCTGCGGAAGGTGCTGCCGCTCCGCTCGTTTCTGCAGGGCCGGGAGGCCTGGATCACCGGCATCCGCCGGGACCAGGCCAGGACGAGGGCGCGGGCGTCGGTGGTCGACTGGGATCCGGCGAACCAGCTCATCAAGATCAATCCGCTGGCCTACTGGACGTCGGAAGACGTGTGGTCGTATATCCGGCTCAACGAGTTGCCGTACAACACGCTGCACGACCGCGGATATCCCAGCATCGGATGCATGCCCTGCACGCGGGCGGTGGGCGCCGGCGAGCACGAGCGCTCGGGCCGCTGGGCCGGGCTGGACAAGGTCGAGTGCGGCATCCATCTCAATACCCAGGCGGCATGA
- the cobA gene encoding uroporphyrinogen-III C-methyltransferase: MRPHKRTGTVYLVGAGPGDPELITVRGLNAIRTADALVYDRLVHPALLDEAPARAERIYAGKAPGSVAMEQADIERLLVHLAHRHERVVRLKGGDPFVFGRGGEEALTLREAGIAFEIVPGISSSIAAPAYAGIPVTHRERARGFTVVTGHTCRPDEMPDWAALARATTLIVLMGLGRLREIAGGLLANGLSAETPVAVISRAATAQQETVGGTLATIAERAAHLASPATIVIGEVAAIHERLAWYDTSDTAGIERMRAPFSDHLVALSA, from the coding sequence ATGAGGCCGCATAAACGAACCGGCACGGTCTACCTCGTGGGCGCCGGCCCCGGCGACCCCGAACTCATCACCGTCCGCGGCCTGAACGCCATCCGGACGGCCGACGCGCTCGTCTACGACCGGCTGGTGCATCCCGCGTTGCTGGACGAAGCGCCGGCGCGCGCCGAGCGCATCTATGCCGGCAAGGCGCCGGGCAGCGTGGCGATGGAGCAGGCGGACATCGAACGCCTGCTGGTGCACCTGGCGCACCGGCACGAACGCGTCGTGCGGTTGAAGGGCGGCGACCCGTTCGTGTTCGGCCGCGGCGGCGAAGAAGCGCTGACCCTGCGCGAGGCAGGCATTGCGTTCGAAATCGTGCCCGGCATCTCCAGTTCGATCGCGGCGCCGGCGTATGCCGGCATCCCGGTCACGCATCGCGAACGCGCGCGCGGGTTCACCGTGGTGACCGGGCACACCTGCCGGCCCGACGAGATGCCCGACTGGGCCGCGCTGGCGCGCGCCACGACGCTGATCGTCCTCATGGGGCTCGGCCGTCTCCGGGAGATCGCCGGCGGGTTGCTGGCCAACGGGCTTTCCGCCGAGACGCCGGTCGCCGTCATCTCCCGCGCCGCCACGGCGCAGCAGGAGACCGTCGGCGGCACGCTGGCCACCATCGCCGAGCGGGCGGCGCACCTGGCCTCGCCGGCGACGATTGTCATCGGCGAGGTGGCGGCGATTCATGAACGGCTGGCCTGGTACGATACTTCAGACACGGCGGGCATCGAGCGGATGCGCGCCCCCTTTTCAGATCATCTAGTGGCGCTCTCTGCCTGA
- a CDS encoding nitrite/sulfite reductase produces the protein MEVTTWKSLLESRLAADAAREIDLFEGQMALRRIGKVDEKVFAETRLRWGIYGQRYDNGQRHDGQESRTLAFPTDLTKGPNTLWDAPGMQRIKLPYGRMTPAQMDVLAQVADAYSDGILHVTTRQDIQLHFVHIEDTPDLMRRLAAVGITTKEACGNAVRNVTGCPLAGVCHTEPFEISGYAQALTEFLMGHDDTQDFGRKFKIAFSGCEAEACGLVKMHDLGLLARIETVDGVATRGFTVYIGGGLGAIPHQAKILTPFIEEERLLPLSQAIARVFARHGEKRNRNQARIKFLVAKLGIDAFRDLVFEELETLPFDERWTGLVAKYRDTRDTPLRPASALADGPRPAGFEDWRRTNVYAQRQPGYSVVTVRLPLGDLTAAQLFDLADITRRFAGENARTTVDQNIVLRYIPDGDLPDVYAALTAAGLGTAGANGIVDITACPGTDTCKLGIASSRGLAGELMRRLEARWTDLPAIVQDLNIKISGCFNSCGQHHVADIGFFGNSRKVGSYKVPHFQVVLGGQWSDNAGSYGMAVGAVPARLVPDVVDAVSQRFVADREGEESFQHWVARLGKQGARGLIEPFMITPDFATQPDFFSDWGDPRVYTLNDLGIGECAGEVVSLFELEVARAESESFEAQLALERGDGADAVARAHRAMLSAARGLLRSQNVDIGDTEETIVPAFETHFVETERFFDPFAGAKFARYLTGWVAPGAGPVPIDVARQRIEEAQLFIEAAHACDMRMQTPATPVPVAPAVPRRAPVLPPRI, from the coding sequence ATGGAAGTCACTACCTGGAAATCTCTGCTCGAAAGCCGGCTCGCCGCCGACGCCGCGCGCGAAATCGATCTGTTCGAGGGGCAGATGGCATTGCGGCGGATCGGCAAGGTGGACGAAAAGGTGTTCGCCGAGACGCGTCTCCGCTGGGGCATCTACGGCCAGCGCTACGACAATGGCCAGCGGCACGACGGCCAGGAGTCGCGCACCCTCGCGTTTCCCACGGACCTCACCAAGGGGCCGAACACCCTGTGGGACGCTCCCGGCATGCAGCGGATCAAGCTGCCTTACGGCCGGATGACGCCGGCCCAGATGGATGTGCTCGCCCAGGTGGCCGACGCCTACTCCGACGGGATCCTCCACGTGACGACCCGCCAGGACATCCAGCTGCATTTTGTCCACATCGAGGACACGCCGGATCTCATGCGGCGTCTGGCGGCGGTGGGGATCACGACGAAGGAGGCCTGCGGCAACGCCGTGCGCAACGTGACGGGCTGCCCGCTGGCCGGCGTGTGCCACACCGAGCCGTTCGAGATCTCGGGATACGCCCAGGCGCTGACCGAATTCCTCATGGGGCACGACGATACCCAGGATTTCGGACGCAAATTCAAGATCGCTTTTTCGGGATGCGAGGCGGAGGCCTGCGGGCTGGTGAAGATGCACGACCTGGGGCTGCTGGCGCGCATCGAAACCGTCGACGGCGTGGCCACGCGCGGTTTTACGGTCTATATCGGAGGGGGGCTCGGCGCGATCCCCCACCAGGCGAAGATCCTTACTCCGTTCATCGAGGAGGAGCGGCTGCTGCCCCTCTCGCAGGCGATCGCCCGGGTTTTTGCCCGGCACGGCGAAAAGCGGAACCGGAACCAGGCGCGCATCAAATTCCTCGTGGCGAAGCTCGGCATCGACGCGTTCCGCGATCTCGTGTTCGAGGAGCTGGAGACACTGCCGTTTGACGAACGGTGGACGGGGCTCGTGGCGAAATACCGCGACACCCGGGACACTCCGCTGCGGCCGGCCTCGGCGCTGGCCGACGGCCCGCGGCCCGCGGGGTTTGAGGACTGGCGCCGCACCAACGTCTACGCCCAGCGGCAGCCCGGCTATTCCGTCGTCACCGTCCGTCTTCCGCTCGGCGACCTGACCGCCGCGCAGCTGTTCGATCTCGCCGACATCACCCGCCGCTTCGCCGGCGAAAACGCGCGGACGACGGTCGACCAGAACATCGTGCTGCGCTACATACCGGACGGGGATCTGCCCGATGTCTATGCGGCGCTCACGGCGGCCGGCCTCGGCACCGCCGGCGCGAACGGCATCGTCGACATCACGGCCTGCCCGGGCACCGACACCTGCAAGCTCGGCATCGCCTCGTCGCGCGGGCTCGCCGGCGAACTGATGCGCCGGCTCGAAGCGCGCTGGACCGACCTGCCGGCGATCGTGCAGGACCTCAACATCAAGATCAGCGGCTGCTTCAATTCGTGCGGCCAGCACCATGTGGCCGACATCGGCTTTTTTGGCAACAGCCGCAAGGTGGGCAGCTACAAGGTGCCGCACTTCCAGGTCGTGCTCGGCGGGCAGTGGTCGGACAACGCCGGCAGCTACGGCATGGCGGTCGGCGCCGTGCCGGCACGGCTGGTGCCCGACGTCGTCGACGCCGTCTCCCAGCGCTTCGTGGCGGACCGGGAGGGCGAGGAGTCGTTCCAGCACTGGGTGGCGCGCCTCGGCAAGCAGGGTGCGCGCGGACTCATCGAGCCGTTCATGATCACGCCCGATTTCGCGACGCAGCCGGACTTCTTCTCGGACTGGGGCGATCCGCGGGTCTATACGCTGAACGACCTCGGCATCGGCGAGTGCGCCGGCGAAGTCGTCTCCCTGTTCGAACTGGAAGTCGCACGCGCCGAATCGGAGAGCTTCGAGGCGCAGCTCGCGCTCGAGCGCGGCGACGGCGCGGATGCCGTGGCGCGCGCGCACAGGGCGATGCTGTCTGCGGCGCGCGGGCTGCTCCGCTCGCAGAATGTGGACATCGGCGATACCGAAGAGACGATTGTGCCGGCATTCGAAACCCACTTCGTCGAAACCGAACGCTTCTTCGATCCTTTCGCCGGCGCCAAGTTCGCGCGCTACCTGACCGGCTGGGTCGCCCCGGGCGCCGGACCGGTGCCCATCGATGTCGCCCGGCAGCGCATCGAGGAAGCGCAACTCTTTATCGAAGCCGCCCATGCATGCGACATGCGCATGCAGACGCCCGCCACGCCTGTGCCCGTCGCGCCGGCAGTGCCGCGCCGCGCGCCGGTTCTTCCCCCACGGATCTAA
- a CDS encoding prolyl oligopeptidase family serine peptidase gives MKHRALLSLVFLATAPAALAQSLQLTVPMIMQDQNTWVGASPEQPYWTLDGRTLYFAWNPLGAFASDSLFAIGVDQEEPVRVPLDAQRDLPPRFAGWRHGERVFDASWNRMIFTRDGDLLLYDRTAGRSRRLTDTRGVETSPRFGPGDRTVQFVLNDNIYRLDLAAGSIAQLTDLRPGSAPSEDESPNDDFLTEQQKSLFDYVQKQQEETAQRRDARKRQDALRDVPPVFYTGKKRIQDLGVDPTERFVTFTLWDPSTPERTSVMRYVTENGFAEAQSARSKVGEADDAGELYVQDLERDTTFMVDLHKLPGAYDVPAFRRDGAAAVDSAKTRRDLYPTWIAWSGDGAYAVVEVRAADNKDRWLARLHPETGALTVLDRQTDDAWVAGPGISWSRFGSNAYGWMSDNRHFYFQSEATGYSHLYAVDVETGAIQALTSGPFEVFDPMLSRDGKTWFFTSSEGSPFERHFYAMPAAGGKRTRLTTMPGNNEVTIAPDERTLAIRHSYSNKPPEIHLAAGRTTRQITHSTTEAWNAYAWRDPDIMQIEASDGARVPARIYRPETPNGGAVLFVHGAGYLQNVHRWWSSYQREYMFHNLLADRGYLVLDVDYRGSSGYGRDWRTAIYRHMGGRDLQDFVDASRYAESAYGIDPERVFIYGGSYGGFITLMALFTEPEHFGGGAALRSVTDWAHYNHPYTANILNTPETDSLAYARSSPIYFAGGLQDPLLIAHGMVDTNVHFQDVVRLAQRLIELGKTGWEMAVYPVENHGFTEPSSWTDEYRRILALIETTVGPAAAVPAPVDAGGND, from the coding sequence ATGAAGCACCGCGCCCTGCTCTCGCTGGTTTTCCTGGCCACTGCCCCCGCCGCGCTGGCGCAATCGCTCCAGTTGACCGTCCCGATGATCATGCAGGATCAGAACACGTGGGTCGGCGCGTCGCCGGAGCAACCGTACTGGACGCTCGATGGCCGGACCCTCTACTTCGCGTGGAATCCGCTCGGAGCCTTTGCCTCGGACTCCCTCTTCGCGATCGGCGTCGATCAGGAAGAGCCGGTCCGTGTCCCGCTGGATGCGCAGCGCGACCTGCCGCCCCGCTTCGCCGGCTGGCGCCACGGCGAGCGCGTCTTCGACGCGTCCTGGAATCGCATGATCTTCACCCGCGACGGCGACCTGTTGCTCTACGACCGCACCGCCGGCCGGTCGCGCCGGCTGACCGACACGCGCGGCGTGGAAACCAGTCCCCGCTTCGGTCCCGGCGACCGGACCGTCCAGTTCGTCCTGAACGACAATATCTACCGGCTTGACCTCGCGGCCGGCTCCATCGCCCAGCTGACCGATCTGCGGCCGGGCTCGGCGCCATCCGAGGATGAATCGCCAAATGACGACTTCCTCACCGAGCAGCAAAAAAGCCTCTTCGACTACGTCCAGAAACAACAGGAGGAAACGGCGCAACGGCGCGACGCCCGCAAACGCCAGGACGCCTTGCGGGATGTCCCGCCCGTCTTCTATACCGGCAAAAAGCGGATCCAGGACCTCGGCGTCGACCCCACGGAACGATTCGTGACCTTCACCCTGTGGGATCCGAGCACACCGGAACGCACCTCCGTGATGCGTTACGTGACGGAGAATGGCTTCGCCGAGGCACAGTCCGCCCGTTCAAAGGTCGGCGAGGCCGACGACGCCGGCGAACTCTACGTGCAGGACCTCGAACGAGACACGACGTTCATGGTCGACCTCCACAAGCTCCCCGGCGCGTACGACGTGCCGGCCTTCCGGCGCGACGGCGCCGCCGCGGTCGATTCGGCGAAGACACGACGGGACCTCTATCCCACCTGGATCGCCTGGAGCGGCGATGGCGCCTACGCCGTGGTGGAAGTGCGGGCTGCGGACAACAAGGACCGCTGGCTGGCCCGGCTTCATCCAGAGACCGGCGCGCTGACGGTGCTCGACCGGCAAACCGACGATGCCTGGGTCGCCGGCCCCGGCATCTCCTGGTCGCGCTTCGGCAGCAACGCCTACGGATGGATGAGCGACAACCGCCACTTCTATTTCCAGAGCGAAGCCACCGGCTACAGCCACCTCTATGCCGTCGACGTCGAGACCGGCGCCATCCAGGCGCTGACCTCGGGCCCCTTCGAGGTGTTTGACCCGATGCTGTCGCGCGACGGCAAAACGTGGTTCTTCACCAGCAGCGAAGGATCTCCCTTCGAGCGGCACTTCTACGCCATGCCCGCCGCCGGCGGGAAACGCACCCGCCTCACGACGATGCCGGGCAACAACGAGGTCACCATCGCGCCGGACGAGCGCACGCTCGCCATCCGCCATTCCTATAGCAACAAGCCGCCCGAGATCCATCTCGCCGCCGGCCGCACGACGCGCCAGATCACCCACTCCACCACCGAAGCCTGGAATGCCTATGCCTGGCGCGACCCGGACATCATGCAGATCGAGGCCTCGGACGGGGCCCGGGTGCCGGCGCGCATCTACCGCCCGGAAACTCCCAACGGCGGTGCGGTCCTGTTCGTCCACGGCGCCGGCTACCTGCAAAACGTGCATCGCTGGTGGAGCAGCTACCAGCGCGAGTACATGTTCCATAACCTTCTGGCCGACCGGGGCTATCTGGTGCTGGACGTCGACTACCGCGGCTCCTCGGGGTACGGGCGCGACTGGCGCACCGCCATCTACCGGCACATGGGCGGCCGCGACCTGCAGGATTTCGTCGACGCCTCGCGCTACGCGGAATCGGCCTACGGCATCGACCCGGAACGAGTGTTTATCTATGGCGGCTCCTATGGCGGATTCATCACGCTGATGGCGCTCTTCACGGAGCCGGAGCATTTCGGCGGCGGCGCGGCGCTTCGCAGCGTCACCGACTGGGCGCATTACAACCATCCCTACACGGCGAACATCCTCAATACGCCGGAGACGGATTCGCTCGCGTATGCTCGCTCCTCTCCCATCTATTTCGCCGGCGGCCTCCAGGACCCGCTCCTGATCGCGCACGGCATGGTCGACACCAACGTCCATTTCCAGGATGTCGTCCGGCTCGCGCAGCGGCTGATCGAACTCGGCAAAACCGGCTGGGAGATGGCGGTGTACCCGGTCGAGAACCACGGTTTTACCGAGCCGTCCAGCTGGACCGACGAGTACCGGCGCATCCTCGCGCTGATCGAAACGACCGTCGGGCCGGCCGCCGCCGTGCCGGCGCCCGTCGATGCCGGCGGGAACGATTAG
- a CDS encoding MOSC domain-containing protein: MNPIHGTLLAIHIAPRRAAPMEARQAIRVIPGQGLEGDRYALGKGGLSRWGGPHREVTLIAREDLDRMAEAGVMLPAIESRRNLLVEGVELEALLKREFWIGDVPFRGMQRCQPCKYLMRVTGRDDLLPAMVGRGGLRARVLTDGVVRVGDRIGEAPATSR; encoded by the coding sequence ATGAACCCCATCCACGGCACCCTGCTCGCCATCCACATCGCTCCGCGTCGGGCGGCACCGATGGAAGCGCGTCAAGCGATTCGCGTGATTCCTGGCCAGGGACTGGAAGGGGACCGGTATGCGCTCGGCAAAGGCGGGTTGTCTCGCTGGGGTGGGCCGCATCGGGAGGTGACCCTGATCGCGCGGGAGGACCTGGATCGCATGGCCGAGGCCGGCGTGATGTTGCCGGCCATCGAGAGCCGGCGCAACCTGCTGGTAGAGGGGGTCGAGCTCGAGGCGTTGCTCAAGCGGGAATTCTGGATCGGCGACGTGCCGTTTCGCGGGATGCAGCGGTGTCAGCCCTGCAAATACCTGATGCGGGTGACCGGGCGGGACGACCTGTTGCCGGCCATGGTGGGTCGTGGGGGGTTGCGCGCGCGGGTGTTGACGGACGGGGTCGTCCGTGTGGGAGACCGTATCGGGGAGGCGCCGGCTACCAGCCGATAG
- a CDS encoding pyridoxal-dependent decarboxylase has protein sequence MTPDEFRAHGRAVIDWIADYYERIESFPVLSQVEPGAIRAGLPAQPPESGEPFERMMGDLERLILPGITHWQSPNFFAFFPANASGPAILGDLLASGLGVQGMLWATSPACTELETHVMDWLVEMLGLPAAFSSAGAGGGVIQDTASSAVLCALLAGREQATRHATNERGCDGTLTVYTSRHAHSSIEKAAKIAGIGRANVRLIDADDTFAMRPDALERQIAQDRADGFTPCFVAATVGTTSSTAIDPVARIGAVCARERIWLHVDAAMLGTAAVCPEYRWIHDGLEGADSYCFNPHKWMLTNFDCSAFFVRDRKALIDTFSILPEYLRNQASASGEVIDYRDWHIQLGRRFRALKLWFVIRHYGVEGLRAYVRSHVEAAQAFAGWVQADPDFELAAPAPLNLVCFRHRGGDAKNQQLMEAVNASGKIYLTHTRLDERFTLRLCVGSARTTVAHVEAAWRLLREVAGRP, from the coding sequence ATGACACCTGACGAATTTCGCGCCCACGGCCGCGCGGTGATCGATTGGATCGCGGACTATTACGAGCGGATCGAATCGTTTCCGGTCCTGTCGCAGGTCGAGCCCGGCGCCATCCGGGCGGGGTTGCCGGCGCAGCCGCCCGAATCGGGCGAGCCGTTCGAACGGATGATGGGCGACCTCGAGCGCCTGATCCTGCCCGGCATCACCCACTGGCAATCTCCCAACTTCTTCGCGTTTTTCCCCGCGAACGCGTCCGGGCCGGCCATACTGGGCGATTTGCTGGCATCCGGTCTGGGGGTGCAGGGGATGTTGTGGGCGACGAGTCCGGCCTGCACCGAGCTGGAGACGCACGTGATGGACTGGCTCGTGGAGATGCTGGGGTTGCCGGCTGCCTTTTCGTCGGCCGGAGCCGGCGGAGGCGTCATCCAGGACACCGCCTCGAGCGCCGTCTTGTGCGCGCTGCTCGCCGGCCGGGAGCAGGCGACGCGGCACGCGACGAACGAGCGGGGTTGCGACGGGACGCTGACGGTGTATACGTCGCGCCACGCCCATTCCTCGATTGAGAAGGCGGCGAAGATCGCCGGCATCGGGCGGGCGAACGTGCGGCTGATCGACGCGGACGATACGTTCGCGATGCGGCCCGACGCGCTCGAACGGCAGATCGCGCAGGATCGGGCGGACGGGTTTACCCCGTGCTTCGTTGCGGCAACGGTGGGCACGACATCGAGCACGGCGATCGATCCCGTGGCGCGGATCGGGGCGGTGTGCGCCCGCGAGCGCATCTGGCTGCATGTGGACGCCGCGATGCTGGGGACGGCGGCCGTGTGTCCCGAATACCGCTGGATCCACGACGGACTGGAGGGGGCCGACAGCTACTGCTTCAATCCGCACAAGTGGATGCTCACCAATTTCGATTGCTCGGCGTTTTTCGTTCGGGATCGTAAGGCACTGATCGACACGTTTTCGATCTTGCCCGAATACCTCAGGAATCAGGCCAGCGCTTCCGGCGAGGTGATCGATTATCGGGACTGGCACATCCAGCTGGGCCGGCGCTTCCGCGCGCTCAAGCTATGGTTCGTGATCCGTCACTACGGCGTCGAGGGGCTACGCGCGTACGTTCGATCGCATGTCGAGGCGGCGCAGGCGTTTGCGGGATGGGTGCAGGCGGATCCCGATTTCGAGCTGGCGGCGCCGGCGCCGCTCAATCTGGTTTGCTTCCGGCATCGGGGGGGCGACGCGAAAAATCAGCAGCTGATGGAGGCGGTGAACGCGAGTGGCAAGATATACCTCACGCACACCCGACTGGATGAACGGTTTACCCTTCGCCTGTGTGTGGGATCGGCGCGGACGACGGTCGCGCATGTCGAGGCCGCGTGGCGGCTGCTGCGCGAGGTAGCCGGCAGGCCATGA
- a CDS encoding ABC transporter permease subunit, with protein MLAHLVKKEILDSLLNQRFIALAVFSIVLMPLSALINYQYFEARKTAFDSQFAEYNQQEDHRYDNRAYRPPELLSVLARGTEPYMPLYFRFEDVSSGRSTSAITPGNVEALEFSMLSTFGSFDFLFLVQIVFSLLAVLLAFDMIAGEKERGTLKAVLANRVPRDSVILGKFLGGFSVLAMAYLIGFLLLYLVLAVSDSRFLYPEIVVRMLFLVGLSTVFLAGFFSIGLMVSTFCHSTRTAIVALLVVWVLLQLVIPKAGELIAVVIHPVRSEHEIRTEIATIIDEEREQSENKAGQLYERFSGRNDLEGAFQLLSSDASWVPAFREQYQEEYLGMRQRMQDRVREVQLTWEREKTRQKQLGRRIALISPASALAFMLSDAAGTGDLAYSEYRTAIADYYQVVDREVFARQQSQSFRIRLGQSMIAGGFGGSEEEAPTDLPPFTVTPPRLDRVLIENALGLGLLAFYLIVPFLIGYFRFLRYDVR; from the coding sequence ATGCTCGCCCATCTCGTCAAAAAAGAAATACTCGATAGCCTGCTCAACCAGCGGTTTATCGCGCTGGCCGTCTTCAGCATCGTGCTCATGCCCCTGAGCGCGCTGATCAACTACCAGTATTTCGAGGCGCGCAAAACGGCCTTCGACAGCCAGTTCGCCGAATACAACCAGCAGGAAGATCACCGATACGACAACCGGGCGTATCGCCCCCCGGAACTCCTGTCGGTGCTCGCGCGCGGGACCGAGCCGTACATGCCCCTCTATTTCCGGTTCGAGGATGTGTCTTCCGGCCGGAGCACGAGCGCGATCACGCCCGGCAACGTCGAGGCGCTCGAATTCTCGATGCTGTCGACCTTCGGGAGCTTCGACTTCCTTTTTCTGGTGCAGATCGTCTTCAGCCTCCTCGCGGTGTTGCTCGCGTTCGACATGATCGCCGGCGAGAAGGAGCGCGGTACCCTGAAAGCCGTTCTGGCCAACCGGGTGCCGCGCGACAGCGTGATCCTGGGCAAATTCCTGGGTGGATTCAGCGTGCTGGCGATGGCGTACCTCATCGGTTTCCTGCTCCTCTATCTCGTGCTCGCCGTCTCGGACAGCCGGTTTCTCTACCCGGAGATCGTCGTCAGAATGCTCTTTCTGGTCGGCCTGTCTACCGTGTTTCTCGCCGGCTTCTTCAGCATCGGCCTCATGGTATCCACCTTCTGCCACTCGACCCGCACCGCCATCGTGGCGCTGCTCGTCGTGTGGGTCCTGCTCCAGCTCGTTATCCCGAAAGCCGGCGAATTGATCGCCGTCGTGATCCACCCGGTCCGGTCCGAACATGAGATCCGGACGGAGATAGCGACCATCATCGATGAAGAGCGGGAGCAATCGGAAAACAAGGCCGGCCAGCTCTATGAGCGCTTCTCGGGCCGGAACGATCTCGAGGGGGCGTTTCAGCTCCTCAGCTCCGATGCAAGCTGGGTGCCCGCTTTCAGGGAACAGTATCAGGAGGAATACCTCGGCATGCGCCAGCGGATGCAGGACCGCGTGCGGGAAGTTCAGCTGACGTGGGAACGCGAAAAGACGCGGCAGAAACAGCTGGGGCGCCGCATCGCCCTGATCTCGCCGGCCTCGGCGCTTGCCTTCATGCTTTCAGACGCCGCGGGCACGGGCGACCTGGCGTATTCCGAATACCGCACCGCCATCGCCGACTACTATCAGGTGGTCGACCGTGAGGTCTTCGCCCGGCAGCAGAGCCAATCGTTCCGGATCCGGCTGGGCCAGTCGATGATCGCCGGCGGTTTCGGAGGATCCGAAGAAGAAGCCCCCACGGACCTCCCCCCGTTTACCGTCACGCCGCCGCGCCTCGACCGCGTCCTCATCGAAAACGCCCTCGGCCTGGGCCTGCTCGCCTTCTACCTCATCGTCCCCTTCCTCATCGGCTACTTCCGCTTCCTCCGCTACGACGTCCGGTGA